CTGCTGAGAAATCAAACTAGTATCTAGAATATACGAATCCAGAGGAGACGCACCAAGGAGCAGCTCTGCAGTTTATGGTAAGAATACAGAACTACATTTGCTGTCAGTGAAGGGAAACGTTTGAAAGAAAAGTACAACTTTATTTACAATCATTTTACTGTTGGTTGATTTATGATAGATGACAATAATTAATTCACGTTGTCCACAGAAACATGAATAAGCCCTGATTTCTCATGACACCTGAAGACAGAGTTCCGTTTACCTGTGAATTGTCTTTCTAGGTGTTACTCGTGTCACTCTACGCAACCATGTGTCAAGAAAAGAACAAGTCCATGTCAGTTGATGAATGGTTAAAGAGATACTACCTGCCTGTGATGTACAGTATCATCTGTGTAGTGGGACTTGTGGGGAACATCATCTCAATCACCATTTACCTGGTGAAGTTGCGTCCATGGAAGAGCAGTAGCATCATCATGGTGAATCTGGCCATAGCTGACCTCCTCTATGCCAGCAGCATGCCCCTGCTGATTCACAACTACATCTCTGGCGAGTGGGTCATGCACGAGATCGTGTGCAAATGTCCGGTTCAGCTTCCACTTCAACCTGTACGGCAgcatcctcttcctcacctgtctgagtgtgttccgCTACGTGGTGGTGCTGCACCCTCTGAGGGCGGCCCAGGTGCAGAGGAAGAGCTGGGGCATCCTCGCCTGCCTGGCGGTCTGGCTCGTCTCTCTGGCGGAGATCTCTCCCATGCTCGCCATGGTCACTGTGAAAACGAGCGGAACGGAACGGAACCGGACAAAATGCCTTGACTTTGCCAGTAACGATCCAGTAGAGACCGTGTGGATGTATGGCTGGTTGCTCACAGTGCTGGGCTACCTGCTTCCCCTGGTGGTGGTTTCCTGGAGTTACATCTGCATTGCCAGGGAGCTGAAAGCAGGGCCTCACAATGGCCAGTCTGTCCGAGTATGAGCCCGCAAGCTGACAGTGATGATCCTAGTGGTGTTTGTACTGTGTTTCATGCCCTACCACATCCTGCGCTGCTTACGGCTGTACACCAGGACTCTGGACACCGAGAAGGTGTCTTCCATTCTGAAAACGGGGGTCAATGCTGCCTACATCATCTCCAGGCCCCTGGCAGGCCTCAACACCTTCTTTAACTTGGCTCTGTACACCCTAGCTGGGGATAGATTCCAACAGGCCTTGCTAGATCTCCTTCAGTGGAGGCCGAGGAGTTTCGCCAGGACATCCATTAGCAAACCAAACATCAACAGCATCTCAAAGGTTTGCCTTGTaaatcaaaaatatatattttttagtaAATGTCAGCTTTGCTTCTTTACAATAAAATGCACTTGTATTTACTTTGGGTGTTGTTTCATACCCCTCTTTATGTTACTGCCTTGTTTGACTTTTCTAATTGTCTAAATGTTGCTGCCTTCAAAGATGTAGATTTCTCTGTGAAAGGGAAATCCCATAGAGAGTGTTTCCTTCCAGATTACTTAATTTTGTTATTGTTTGCAATATGAATAATGATTGTAAAATGATGTAATCACTGTGATAAACATACTTGAGTTAAAGTAAAATTGTTTGTCATAGCATTTTTTTGCAATTCCATATATCTTAATTGAGAAAAACCCTTGTTTCAATTTTAATCAATTAACAACTTTTACATAATACAACTTTTACGCAGGTAAGTCCACTCATAATTCATGCAGAAACTCTGTCAAATCTTTCCTATTAATTCGGCTGGCATGAAAGATGAGGAATATTTGGAGCTACAAACGCTCACGCAGCAGAAAATGGCCTAGGAGCAAAGTCCTGTCTCTTTCAAGTCATTACCCACTTCCTGCTGTTTTACTTCTGGGATAATAGAATTGCACCATCTGGGTGAAAATGACATGCTGTAGTCCCAGTCTTTTGGCCTGAGTCAGCGATTCAAGGGCTCGAAAAGAGGGGATGGCAGTAGGTTGTGTGATGTAGATAATATACTGGCAATCAGACAACACTtaactgttttgtgtgtgcctgtggatACGGTATCTACTTAAAACTAAATAAAGGCCTGCAGGCTCAGTCATGTCAGGGTCTGAATACAGGCCAAATCAGGAGGAAACATTCTTGTAAGGAAGTATCTGGCAAGTCAACAGCTTTCATGACGGTCAAGGACAGTCAATATTGTCTTACGAGTGATTAAATAATCGCTGAGGAATTTTAAGAATTCCCCCTAGAATAACTAATTTTGAGaagtactgtacatacacattgAACAGCATTTAGTCCACTTAAATTCAAAGAAGAGGCACTATAACCAAATCTAGATTTGGTTATAGttgtgtaggactgtgtgtgtgtggggggggtgtatgtttatgtgtgaaGCCTGGTCATTTTATTGTATACAGTCTTATCTAATCTGTATCTTGTCATCTTGATGGGCAATTGCCCACAGTACAGTGTGTATAATAATACCATTCTAAATATTTCCTTACTTATTTTGAGGAATTACATGAGATGAGAACACTGTTTGATCATACATTAGAAAGCCTAGCAGTTATTGGAAGAATGTTGATGTAAATAGAGAACCTAATCAAAGTTAAATTCAAAATGCCAAGTTTTTTCAACAGTTATATTATGATAATCCTACAGCAAGGCTTATTGAGGATTGTGCATTAAGATTCCTTTTGAACTATTTTCACTTCTTGCCTGTAGGTGTAGCTCTAGCACAATAATCCCAGTCAGAAATTTGCGGCGTTTGTTCAATGCATTTATTTCTAATATCTAAAGGACTATTCTCCCATCTTTGCGGATCTGACACGAAAATCCTAGATTAAGTAGAACAAGTCAAATAGCATCAAGACGGTTCTTTTCATACATCACAATAAATGTAACATGAACATACAGAATACAAAGCTGTCTTTGAGCACAATACACTAGCCTTCATGGTAAATACAAACTTCTTCCTTTGGACAAAGTCCTTTTTTCCAGGAAAAAACGGCCAAATAAATACAAGACAAGCTGTCCTTGAATGATGTGCATTTCTATTGAGTGGCAGTTGAGCTTGAATTTAAATCACTCTGTAACTACAATTTATGTCACAGGCATTGGGGAGTGGCAGTTTCACATAGAGACAATGCCTTATTCTTTGTCACATCACGTAATTTACACCACATGCCTATACATGTAGTTTACAGGTGTTTGTCTCTACTCAGTGGAGTTTGAACAGTTGAATATTAGTCAGTTTATGTGAGAGGTGCAACCTTGTAAGAGAGAGATTTGATTAGTCTAGCACCTGGGGGTATTTGAATATAAAAAGTTGATTTGACAATGGAAGGTAAAGGTTTCACTTGAGTCTGCCATGTCATTTTATTAGAAATTATACACAGTAGTGTTATCAATAAACAATGATGACCACACGCATCCCATGCACTCATGCatcacacgcacccacacacatgcacacatcctcACGTTGATTTCAGATGGCAACAAAGATTTCGGTCAGATTCAGACACAATGAAACACGTACAGTATTACACTTTGTATGATTAAAACCTGCAGTGCCTGCAATTATGAGTAAAACAAGTGTCACACAGCAGCAAATGTCCCCATGGTTTCATGCCTTGGTTACGTAAATACTGTACAGCCATTTCCATAAGAGATCCATACAGTCAAAGCGTAACACAGCTTTTATTGCCAATCATTCATGAGAACATCATAGCGTTCAATCACAACAAACATTATACTTCCATGTACAGTAATGATGTGTATTTtccaaggggggtgggggctacTAAACCACTGCTATGTTCAGTGTTGATCGTGGGCCTGCTGAGGTGGCAGTCTGCTGGCCCCAGTGCCTCCAGCCAGCACACTGTGTTGCTGGCCTGATCTCCACAAACATGTCAGAGCAGCCAGTGTGACGGCTGGTAGAGTCAGGGCCGAATGCTGATCACCTCATTGACAGTCAGGATGCAAGCCAGCCACAACGCCCTTTTTCATCACCTATAGTATTTACGGACTCTTTATCTATACCTTCTGGAGAGACCTACTTTACAAAATCAGGCTTAAATTGTTGTAACATTTGTTTCCGCTATCGTTATGGTGCTTGTGATGTGAAAGCTGACTGACTTTAGGTGTAGGGCAGGGCAGAATGAAAATATGAATGATTTGCTTCAGTGGGTAATCCTCTTTTTGTGAGTCTACGATTGACTTCACATTCTAAACACAGATAGCAGCGGAAAGGGAAAAGTTAAAAAGTTCTAATGACAAGTTCCTGCACTCTATACAGAATATTGCACAAATGAACATATatcatttgaatgaaaaagATTGACATTTATCTGATCAGATTTTTCAGACCAATATTTGGTGgcagaaaaaaacaacagtttACACATCACCCATGACCCATTAGTGAccacaaatgtattttcatAAATATACTTTGACTCTTATCCTTCGTTTGAAACTCACTGTCCTCAGACCATTTGTCAAATATAGTGTGGACACATGACATGCAACAATCAGCACTTGAATACTGTTTCCTGATGAACTAATGTATTCCTGCCAGTTATAACAGAAAAAACATTGATTGATATTCACCCCATGTGACATTAAGCGTCCCAATGAAATAACGGTTACATTACAAGCAACTTCTTTTGGTTGTGTCTTCTTCAGGCTTCATTGGCTGTCTTTAAAGAGTTGTCACAATCTGCATGATAATGA
The DNA window shown above is from Osmerus eperlanus chromosome 3, fOsmEpe2.1, whole genome shotgun sequence and carries:
- the LOC134017239 gene encoding LOW QUALITY PROTEIN: 2-oxoglutarate receptor 1 (The sequence of the model RefSeq protein was modified relative to this genomic sequence to represent the inferred CDS: inserted 2 bases in 1 codon; deleted 1 base in 1 codon), producing the protein MVLLVSLYATMCQEKNKSMSVDEWLKRYYLPVMYSIICVVGLVGNIISITIYLVKLRPWKSSSIIMVNLAIADLLYASSMPLLIHNYISGEWVMHEIVCKXVRFSFHFNLYGSILFLTCLSVFRYVVVLHPLRAAQVQRKSWGILACLAVWLVSLAEISPMLAMVTVKTSGRNGTGQNALTLPVTIQ